TTAGGTTTTTTAAAGATTTTTCGGAAATTACTGATGGCTGTAACTTACTTAAAATCTTTCCTCCTAAGCTTTCAGTGAGATTATTTTCGGGAATTTACGGAAAATTTAACTTTGCCGTCTATCTTGGTTTTATCGAACCTTAATCGAGAATAATTTATCAGAGTTATAATTAGAATGAAAATTTCCATTTATTTAAGCAAAAACAACCTAATTGTTGTTTAAATTCAAGTTAAAACAAACTTAAACTATTAGTCCAACAAGCAGTTACTAATTATCGTCAATCCTTAACAAAATCATTGACAGAAAATGATCGATGTGGTAAGAAAAGAAATTAAGGTGAAATCAAAGGGAGAAAAGCGCGATCGCCAATTCCCACTAACTGCAAAGTAGCGATTCGTCCTGATTGCGGGGAAAGAGAAAGTTGCAGCTCGAGGTAAGCAGAAGGTTTGTAGGGTAAACGTTGCCCCCACTCGATCGCCGTAATACCTGGAGAAACTTCGCTCCCTTCCCAATAGGTTTCCGGGTAAATACCCTCAATTTCGTTTGCTGAGAGACGATAGAGATCGAGATGATAAAGAGGTAATCTCCCATCGAGGTATTCATTAACCAAAGTAAAAGTAGGGCTAACAATTACTTGCGTAATACCTAATCCCGCACCGATACCTTGAACCAAGGTCGTTTTTCCCGCCCCCAAGTCCCCTTCGAGTAAAATAACGCTTCCTGGGGGGAGAGTTTCTCCTAACCGTTTACCTAAGTTAAAAGTCGCTTGAGCATCGAGAAGATAGATTTGTTGCTGAGTCATGGTTAATTGGGGATTGGGTTCAGTTATCAGTGAACAGTTATCAGTTATCAGTAAACAGTTTACTATCGACTTCCTCCCCCTCTTCCGGTGTTCCCAATCCCCACCTCCCAATCCCTAGTCAGTAAAATTAACACCGTGGGTGCGACTATACCAACGTAATAAAATCCTAGCAAGACGATGAGGATCGTGGCGGACGTAACCTGTTTGAGTATCTTCATCCATAACATTCGTGAGAACAATCCGGCGACCCAATTTAGCCACATCTTCGCGGTCAAAAAATACGGGATGGGAATTTTCTTGAGCATAACGAATCAAAGCTTGAGCGCAAGGTACGCGACGATTCACAACTACAGCATCAAAAAGTTTTTGACCGCAAATGTCGTCAATAGCGCGAATGTGATCCGAGACGCTAAAACCGTCAGTTTCTCCTGGTTGAGTCATAATATTGCAAACGTAGATACGCGGCGCTTTACTTTTCGCGATCGCAGAACGAATCTGGGGAACTAATAAATTGGGGATCACACTAGTATAAAGACTACCCGGTCCGAGAATAATATAATCAGCTTCCGCGATCGCCTTAATTGCCGCAGGTAAAGCAGGAGGATTCTCTGGAAGACAGCCAATGCGGATAATTTTCCCTTTAGCTTCGCTAATTTTCGATTCTCCCTCAATTCTGCGTCCATCAGCCAAATCTGCCCAGAGACAGACATCACTCAAAGTAGCCGGAAGCACACGTCCTCGTACCGCCAAAACCTTAGAAGAAGCCGCGATCGCCTGTTCGATATCGCCAGTAATTTCGCTCATCGCCGTTAAAAACAAGTTACCAAAACTATGACCCGTCAAGCCATCTCCGGCTTTGAAGCGATATTGAAACAATTCCGTCAGTAACTTTTCCTCATCAGCCAAAGCAGCGACACAATTACGCAGATCTCCAGGAGGAAGAACCCCAATTTCGCGTCTGAGTCGTCCCGAAGAGCCACCATCATCAGCCACAGTCACGATCGCCGTAATATTAGCACTATATTCTTTTAGCCCTCGTAACAAAGAAGAAAGCCCAGTCCCTCCACCAATAGCCACAATTTTCGCACCTCGGTTGAGGCGGCGATGCGCCATCAGCACATCGATAAGTTCCTCCGAATCTCCGGGTTTGAGAACTTGAGTAATCGAACCCACAGTGCGAGTTTGTCCCAAAAAAATGAGAAACAAACCGATCGCGATCGCCAGAGGTCCGGAAACATAACTAGGGAGAATTTTGGCGATCGTCTCCAAAACTCTCGCTGTAATCTGAATCAAGTAAAAAATTGGTGTCAGCTTCGCCCAAATAGCAATACCCAAACTGGTAAACAAAACACCAGTAACGCTAATTAGCAACCAACGTTTGACAAACAAACCCGGAGCTAACCATTGACACCAACGGTTGAGATGCGATCGCCTCCGGGTAGAACCGAAAGACTGTTTTTCACTTTTGAAATTGCGTAAGGCTTGTTTAAAGATACCAATTGACATAACAGATGAGAGACATCATTCGTAAGTTAGAGGGGACTTTAACCGAGCGCCAGCTCAAGCTTTGACTAGATTGAACGCAAGCTGTTAATTCAACTTAAGAAGAGCATCGAGCCTCAACAAGAACACCTTTTTTCTCTTTGCTTCCTTGACTTAAGGTCAACGAGCAAGCAAACTAACCCTAGCCCAATTAAGGTAGCATCCTCAGATTAGATGTCAACCTCGCATCAAAATTAGATGGAAAAGTGCATTTTAGGACTCGATCCCGGATTAGCAATTTTAGGATTTGGAGCAATTATTTGCCCCAATTCGCAAATCCACAAAAGCCAATCTCACCCAGCGCAGTTACTTGATGTTGGAGTAATTGAAACTCCAGCGAAAACTGCTATAGAAGAGCGACTGCGGACTATTTATGACGATCTACATTTCCTCATCCAAGAAATGCGCCCCGATCTTGTAGCCATTGAAAAACTATTTTTTTATCGGATGAGTTCGACGATCGCCGTCGCTCAAGCACGAGGAGTTGTTATGTTAGTTTTGGCTCAAGCAAATCTCCCCTATGTGGAATTTACACCTGCCCAAATTAAACAAGCTTTGACCGGATATGGCAATGCTGATAAGTATGAAGTTCAAGAAGCAGTAGCTAGAGAACTAGAGTTAGATGCTATTCCCAAACCCGATGACGCGGCTGATGCTCTCGCTGTCGCCCTTACCGCTTGGTTCCATTCTTAAACAACCTCAGTTGACACCTTCTTGGTGATTCTTCAGCCTCTTTGATTCCAACTCAGGAAGCTTTAATCGGTTTGCTAACACGAAATGCCCAAATATTTGCTACAGATCGTTATGCAGGCTGCCCTTTGAGGATTCTTTAGCCCGACTTCGGTAAAATAAAAAAGACCTCGTCTAAAATTTACTACATGAAATTAAGATACTCTGATATCAAAAAACTAGAAAACTTTCTCGAAAAAATTAAATCTGATACTTATCCCGAACCGCCAACTTCACTCCATACAAATATTACCAAAAAAGTTATCGATTACTTCTTCAAGAAATTTTCTCTACCCCCACAAGCCAAAATTCTTGATATTGGTTGCGGACAAGGTGTGGCTTTAGAAATTTTTGCCGCTCAAGGGTATCATCCTATTGGTATTACTCTCAATAGTGAAGATGTTGCTGTTTGTCAGCAAAAAGGTTATGAAGTATATGAAATGGATCAATCTTTTTTAGATTTTGAGAACGAGACTTTTGATTTAATTTGGTGTAGACATTGCTTGGAACATAGCATTTTTCCTTATTTTACCCTCAACGAAATCTATCGAGTTACCAAGCCCCAAGGCTATCTTTATGTTGAAGTACCCGCCCCAGAAACCAGTTGTCAACACCAAAGTAATCGCAATCATTACAGCGTTTTAGGCAAACAAATGTGGCTAGAATTAATCAAACGGGCGGGCTTTAAAATTGCCGATACTATTGATATTGATTTTACCGTTCCTGCTGGTCCTGATACCTATTGGGCAATGATCCAACAAAAATAATTTACTTGGAGAAACTTAACTAGCAATTTTTTGGACTACTACTTGATGACCTTTATGAATTAACTTAATTTTATCGCGAAAAGCAGCCGTAAACGCATCAATACCTAACTTCGCACTTTCGGTGGGATTTGGGGAAAAGGTAACATTATAATCATCAAAAATAATTATACCTCCTTTTTTCAATAAACGCCAACTTAAGGCGGCATCTTCTAGCACATCTGGTGCTAAATGTGAACCATCAATGTAGATAAAATTATAAGTGTTAGTCGGCAAAGTTCGTAGAATTTCTTGGGAATAACCGACTATTTTTTTGACTTTCTCCGCTACTTTAGTTTGAGCAATATTATGGTCAAATCTACCTTCTAAAGATTCAATATAACCTTGCTCGTACCAACTTTTATGTTCGACGCTTCCCTCAAAAGTATCGATACAAGTAATTTTAGCTGATTCGTGGGTTAAAATATTATCGAGTAGCCAACAAGTAGACCTCCCTTCCCAACTACCTATTTCTAAGAAATTTAAATTTGGTTGATGAGCAAATTGCTTAAATACTTGTTCCCACAAAGGAATATTTAAACTAAACCAATCTTGGGTAAACTGATAGCCTTTTGACTGACAATCGGCTTGGTAATTTTGTTGCCATTTTTGTTGAATTGTAACTAATCCCTTGCTTTTTTCCACCAGTTGTGCTAGCTTTTTTTGTTCTAATTTGCCAACTTCGGTAAACCAGCTAACCTCTTCCGGTGAAAGATTTTCTTGATACTCTCCTGGGGCAAATTGGTATTTTTCTAGTTGTTTATCAAAGCTATTACCAGGATAGCGAACATATTCAACTGTTTCTAAGTTAATCGTCCCGATTTTAAAGAATTTGAATAAATATTTATAATAAGAGCAATCTTCGCCGCCGCGAATTTTTTTGTAAACTTCATCTTCGGGAAAACCGCCGATAAATTCGTGACATTTGCGACGCACGCAGGTGTTAATTGTTAAACTATTTTCGATGGGTGTACGCCAGCCGGGATGAATTTTGTCTTTGATTCTGACGCCAGTTTTAATGGCATCTATTGGTTTTTGTGGTAAAGGAATAGTGTAATTATTTTCGTTAATTTTTAGCTTTAAATATACGTTTTTATCTGGTTGCGGTTGATGATTCAACAGCATGAAACAAATATAAACATGATGGGGTAAAAATAAGTCATCTCCGTCACAAAAAAATAAAATTTCGCCTTGAGAGTTATTTACACCTGTATTTCTGGCTGCGCCCGCGCCTTTGTTAGTATTATGGGTAATAATTTTTAGTGGATAATTGTTGCTGACTAGCTGGTTGAGGATGTCTAAAGTGTTGTCTGTGGAAGCATCATTGACGACGATAATTTCTGATTTGATTTGTGCTGATTGAGGGTAGTTTTGCTGGAAAAAGTTGACGCTGGTGATGATGCTGTCGAGGGTTTTGGTGACTACTTCGGCGCAGTTATATGCTGGTACGATAATCGAAAGTTGGTTAATCATGGTGGTTTTTTGCGCAAAGTCGCTAAGATGCTAAGGAAGAGGTGACAAAGTTATTGGTTTTGGGGTTTTGATAGGGTGTTGTCGCAAAGGGTGAGTAAATGTTGTTTGGATAAGGTGTTAATCATGATAGTTTTTTCGCGCTAAGTCGCTAAGTCGCTAAGAAGAGGTGAAAAGTTAATGGTTTGGGTTTTTTAGAGGGTGTTGTCGAAGACGGTTAGTAAGCGCTGGATTTGTTTTTCCCATGTCCAGTTTTGCATGAATTGGGCGGCTTGGGTTCCTTTTTGTTGGGCTTGTTCCCGGTTTTGATAGACTGTTTCTAGTATGGCGACTATTTCGTCAATGTCTGATTCTCCCCATCCTTCTGTACCGGGAAATTGGGGAATTGGCTCTACTTTACTTTGTTGGTGTAAGGGATAGCAATTGTTTGTTTGAATTAGGTCGAGGTGTCCGGTGTTTGCTGATAATATTGTGGGGATACCGCAAGCCATACATTCCATTGCTACCAGATTTGTTCCTCCTTCGCAACGGTTGGGAAAAAGTGCGACATCGGCTTCTCTTACGATTTGTCCCATGAGATTATTAGCTGTAGGTCCAATGTCGATGACTGCATCTTTGGGTATGTTATTGTGGGCGAGCCAGTCTATAATTTGCAAGCGTTTGTTATTATCTACTTGGGGAATTCCTCTGACGTGACCTGCGCGTTCGATTCCTCTGATAAACTGGGGCCAGAAGTTGTGCCATGCTACCATTAGTAGTGCTTCTGGGTGATGGTTGTGGAATTTTTTGAAGGCAGCGATTACGAGATCTTGTCCTTTACGGTATTCTAACTTGCCGCCGGAAAAGATTACGAAGCGATCGCGTAATAAGTTCGCTTTTGGTGCAGGATGGAAGATGGTGGGTTCGATTCCTTGTTGGACTGTGGTAACGTTGGTTATACCTTTACTTCGCAAGACTTGCTCGTTCCAGTTACTTCCGACGACAATAAGATCGTAGGATTTTGCTCTGGCGATCGCCTCTGCCTCGATTCTGGTATTCTCGAAAAAAATCACCCCTATTTGTTTTTTCCCGACTAAGGCTGATGGTGGTGCCGCGAAGTCGTTACCCAATGCGGATAAAATGGGAAAGTCACAAGCTATTTTCTTTCCAGGATTACTTTTGATTAATTTTTGCAATTGCTGCGGCTGATTTAGCAACGGACGTAGTAGTAAACTATGAAGAGGGTTAGCTAAAGCATTCGCCGCAGGTGGCATTAATAAGAAAGGTTCCCAATTAGGATTTTTGATTAGTTGTAGGGTAAGATTCAATCCGTATACGCCCCAGCCTAACATGGGATTGAGTTGCCAGCCTATACCTAATGCTTTTGGTTTACTTGGGGGTTGAGGTTTGGTGACTGGTGACTGGTGACTGGTAACTGGTGACTGTTTACTGGTAACTGATAATTGTTGTAATTCTTGCTTGACTTGGGTAAATACACTTTCCCAGTCACCTGCTTTTGGCTGACGGAACAGTTGCATGGTAGGATACCAAGGAGAATCTTGGCGATTTAACATCCAACGCCAGTCGGGTGCAAAGGGAAGTAATACCCAGACAGGTTTACCTAATGCACCTGCGAGATGTGCGACTGCGGTATCGACGGTAATTACTAAGTCTAAAGGAGCGATCGCATTTGCGGTATCGGCAAAATCTTCTAAACTGTTACTTAAATCTTCTATGGGTAACTGACTCAGTTTTTCAAGATCTGCTTCGGTTTGCCATTTTTGCAGGCTATAAAATTCTACGTCTGCTATCTCTAACAATGACTCAAAATCTTGTAGTTGGCAAGAGCGTTTGCTGTCAATGCGGTTATGAGGGTTTCCCGCCCAAACTATACCTACTTTTAAGTTAGGATTAGTCTTATTCTCTCCCTCTCTAGCTTTTTCTGGCAAGGGAGATAAATAAGGTACTTTGTTTGGTACTGTTTCTAAGGTAGTGCCAAAAATATGTGGCAAACTCATTAAAGAAATTTGTACGTCAAAATCGGGTAATTCTGCACCTTTTGCGACGACGTGAGAAACTCCACCGACGGTAGCGATTAACCGCACTAAAGGATCGTAACATTCAACGACAATCCTTCGCGCCCCACGCTCTTTAACAAAAGGAATATAACGACTAAATTGGATAGTATCGCCGAATCCTTGTTCGCCGTAGAGTAAAATTGTTTTACCTGCTAAAGATGAGCCATCCCACTGGGGTTGAGTGAAGTCTCGTTTTTGGTTTTCGACGATTAACCAACGCCATTCATATTCTGCAAAACCTGTGGCAAAATCGCCTAACATTAGTTTAGTTAAGGCGTAGTCTAGATGAGCATCGGCGTAGTTGGGTTTGAGAGATATGGCTTTTTCGTATTGTTTGAGGGCTGCTTCTAGCTGATTTTCTTCTTTGAGGGTATTGCCCAGGTTATGATATGCTACCGCGAAATTGGGTTCGATCGCGATCGCCTGTTCAAAGTTCTCTTTGGCTGCTGCTAGTTTACCCTGCTCCTTGAGGTTGGCTCCCCTTTTGTTATAAAATTTTGCCGATCTGGGTAATTGGTGACTGGTGAGTGGGGATTGGGAATCGGTAACTGATGACTGGTAACTGTTAACTGGTAACTGCTCACTGTTAATTGGTAACTGCTCACTGTTAACTGGTAACTGCTCACTGTTAACTGATAATTGCTGTAATTCTTGCTGAATTTGGGTAAAGACACTTTCCCAGTCGCCTGCTTCTGGTTGTCGGAACAAACGCATGGTAGGATACCAAGGAGAATCTTGGCGATCTAACAACCAACGCCAATCGGGTGCATGAGATAATATTGTCCAAACTGGTTTACCTAATGCACCTGCCAAATGAGCGACTGCGGTATCAACGGTAATTACTAAGTCTAATTGGGAGATAATTGCGGCTGTGTCGGCGAAATTGTTGATTTCTCCACTTAAATCCTGGATTTTGACATCATATTGAGTTAATTCGGCTGCGGCTTTTCCTTTTTGCAGACTATAAATTTCTATTCCGGGTATTGACAATAAACCCAAAAAGTGCTTAAGCGAACTCGAGCGCCAGCGATCGCTCCAATTTTCCGGATTTCCCGCCCAGGCAATTCCGACTTTAAACTGATTATTAGCGGAAATTAGCTTATTTTTACCTAATTTCGCCTGCAAATAAGGAACTTCGTTAGGTATCGTTGTCAATGTCGTCCCGAAAATATGAGGTAAACTCATCATCGATGCTTGCACGTCGAAATCTGACAAGCTTTCCCCTTGACTAATTACCTCTATAGTGCTAAAGGAATCAGCAAATAATTTTTGCAAAGGAGGGTGACATTCGAGGACAACTTTAGCACCTTTTGCAACAAGAAGCAGGACATATCTGACAAATTGAATTGTATCGCCAAAGCCTTGTTCAGCATAAACTAAAATAGTCTGCCCTTGAAGAGAAGTTGTCTCTAAAGTCTCTTTAGTTAATACAGGTTGAGAGAAAGTGCGGAAATTGTAACGTGGAATTCGCTTACGATACTCATAGCCAGCGAAACCCGCAAGCAAGTCACCTTGAATCAATTTTAGATTAGCCAAACAGAAACGAGCATCAATACAATTAGGATCGAGCGCGATCGCAGTTTCACAATGTTGCTCTGCTTCCGACCATTTTCCCAGAATCCTCAGCGAATTGGCAAGATTATTGTGGATTGTAGCATCATGAGGATTTAATTCCAAAGCGCGGCGATAAGCAGTTACAGCTTCCGGGATTTTTCCTAATTGTTTAAGAGCCACACCTAACTTATTATGAGTGTCAGCAACTTCGGGTTGTAGTGTCAAAGCTTGCTGAAATTTAGTTATAGCTTCGGCTAATTTTCCTTGCTCTTGATAGAATACAGCCAAATGTGTATAAATTTCCGCATTTTCTGGCTGTAAAGCAATTACTTTTTCTAGGAGTTGCGTAGCGATGTAAAAATCTCGCTGTTGATAAGCAAGCACCGCTAAAATGTGTAACTTATTCGCCTTTGTCGGTGCGGATTGTAAAATGAAACTACATATTTGTTTTGCTTCGACAAATCTTTCTTGTCGATAAGCTTTAATTGCTTGTTTTACCAACTTATCCGCAGAATCAACTTGATTTGCTGCTAACAATTGTAACTCTTGTTTCACGCGATCGATTACACCTTGCCAATCATTCGGTTGACTTTGGCGAAACAAACGCATGGTAGGATACCAAGGAGAATCTTCTCTTGCTAACATCCAGCGCCAGTCAGCAGCATAACACAGTAACACCCAAACAGGTTTACCCAGCGCACCTGCTAAATGTGCTACTGCGGTATCAACAGTTATGACTAAATCTAGTTGAGAAATAGCTGTCGCGGTATCAGCAAAATTATTTAATTCGTCACTAAGATCGCTAATTCTCTCTTCTGTAATTTCTTTTAATTGTGCCGAGCCTGGTTCTTTTTGTAAACTGTAAAAAGCAACGCGATTTACATCTAAAAGTTTCCGAAAATATTCTAAACTACTAGAGCGTTTATAATCTGTAGGATTTTCGGGATTTCCCGCCCAAACTAAGCCAACTTTAAAATATTTTATTGGGGTTGTAGTGCGGGGATCTTGCCCGCTAAAGTTAATATTATCAACCGAAGTTTCTTCAGTTAAATCAATGTCATTAACTGAATTTTGCCCGCGTAAGTCAATGTTTTTAACTAGATTTTCTTCGCGCAAATTAATATTATCAACCGAATTTTGCTCACCAAAGTAAATATTATCAACCGAAATTTCTTCATTTAAATTAAGATCATTAACTGAATCTTGCCCGGACAAATTAATATCATCAACTAGAATTTGCTCGCGCAAATTAACATCATTAACTGTATTTTTCTCCGAAAAGCAATTAGGTAAGTGAAGCTGATTATCAGCAGGGGGAAATAGATAAGGAACTTGAGTAGGAATAGTATCAATTGTATCGCCAAAAACTCTCGATAAACTCAATAAAGGCGAATGGACATCAAAATCAGGTAAAGGTTTTCCTCTTCCAACAACTTCGTCAATATCATCTAAGACTTGAAACAATTCAACCAACGCATTTTGAGTTTCCACAACTACCCGCGCACCTTGAGCTTTCAATCGGGAAACATAGCGAATAAACTGAATAGTATCGCCCAAACCTTGTTCGGCGTGTAATAATATTGTACGTCCTGCGAGGGACGAACCATCCCAAATTGGTTGCGGAAATTTCCTTGGTGAATTATCCTTTAATTTCCAGCGCCATTCGTAGCCTTGAAAACCGCGCTGAAAATCACCTTCCATCAATAATGCACCAGCTAAACCAAACTGTGCTTGTGCGTAATTCGACCTAATGGCGATCGCCTGATGATATGCTACTTTGGCACTAGCTAAATCGCCTTTCTCTCGATGCGCGTTACCGAGATTATTGTAAAGTACCTCCCAGTCAGGTTTAAGTTTCAAAGCTTGTTGATACTGTACAATTGCTTCTTCAGCTAAACCCAACTCCCGATAAACCATGCCCAATTTATTATAAAGGTCAGCTTGCTCGGGTTGAATTGTAATAGCTTGTTGGTAAGCAGCCGCAGCTTGCTCTGACAATCCTTTTTCTTTATAAGCCAAACCGAGATTTTTATACAAATCCGCCGAATTAGGGCGTAAACTAATAGCTTGTTGATAGTAGACGATCGCCGCATCCAGATCCCCTTGATTTTTCAGTGCGATCGCGAGATTATTATATACGTCAGGATTATCTGGTTTAATCTCGATCGCCTGACGATATTTGGCGATCGCTTCTGGCTTATTACCCTGTTCGTATGCCAAAATACCTAACAAGTGGAGAGCATCCGCTTGTTGTGGCTCACTTTGCACTATTTTCCGACAAATTTGTTCGGCTGCGGCAAAACGACCCGCTTGATAATGTTTTAATGCTTGTTGTAAACTCTTAGCAATATTTTCTTTACTAATTGGTTTCGCTACTCTAGGTGTATTCGTCGTAACTGCATCACCACCCTTAATTTCTAGTACAATTTCCGTCTCAGAAGGGGATTGGGGATTAGGGATTGGGGATTGGGGATTGGGAATTGGTGATTGGGGATTAGGGATTGGGGATTGGGGATTGGGAATCGGTAACTGATGACTGTTAACTGATAAAGCTTCTGTTACTTGCTGAAAAACAGCCTCCCACTCACCCGGTGCTGGCTGTCGAAATAGTCGCATACTAGGATACCAGGGAGTATCATCCCGAGCCAACATCCAACGCCAATCAGGTGCAAAAGGAAGTAAAATCCAGACAGGTTTACCCATCGCACCCGCTAAATGTGCTACTGCGGTGTCTACGGAAATTACCAAATCCAGTTGCGAAATCGCCTCGGCAGTATCAGCAAAATCGTTTAATTGCGCTCTGAGGTCGATAATCCCTGATGACTGCAAAAATTGCAAATCTGCCTCGTTTGGCTCTTTCTGGAGGCTATAAAGCTCAACTCCTGGCACATTTAACAAGCCCTGCACCAAATTGGGCAAAGCACAAGAGCGTTTTTGGGAATCAGCACCTCTTACACCAGCCGCCCAAACAATACCAATTTTGTAGGGAAGATTCGAGGAAGTTTGCTTACTTTCTTGCTCTTTTCCAGTTACAAATAAATAAGGAACTTGATTAGGTATCGTTTCTAAAGTAGTTCCCAAAATTTGCGGTAATTTCATCAACGGCGCATGACAATCAAAACTCGGTAATTCTGTAGTTTGAGTTGCTACTTTTTCGATACCGGGAACTGTTTGGAATAACCTTACCAAAGCCGTCGGACAACCAACAACAACTTTACCACCTTGACTAGCAATTATCGACGCATAGCGAATAAACTG
This window of the Oscillatoria salina IIICB1 genome carries:
- the ruvC gene encoding crossover junction endodeoxyribonuclease RuvC, whose product is MEKCILGLDPGLAILGFGAIICPNSQIHKSQSHPAQLLDVGVIETPAKTAIEERLRTIYDDLHFLIQEMRPDLVAIEKLFFYRMSSTIAVAQARGVVMLVLAQANLPYVEFTPAQIKQALTGYGNADKYEVQEAVARELELDAIPKPDDAADALAVALTAWFHS
- a CDS encoding gluconeogenesis factor YvcK family protein, coding for MSIGIFKQALRNFKSEKQSFGSTRRRSHLNRWCQWLAPGLFVKRWLLISVTGVLFTSLGIAIWAKLTPIFYLIQITARVLETIAKILPSYVSGPLAIAIGLFLIFLGQTRTVGSITQVLKPGDSEELIDVLMAHRRLNRGAKIVAIGGGTGLSSLLRGLKEYSANITAIVTVADDGGSSGRLRREIGVLPPGDLRNCVAALADEEKLLTELFQYRFKAGDGLTGHSFGNLFLTAMSEITGDIEQAIAASSKVLAVRGRVLPATLSDVCLWADLADGRRIEGESKISEAKGKIIRIGCLPENPPALPAAIKAIAEADYIILGPGSLYTSVIPNLLVPQIRSAIAKSKAPRIYVCNIMTQPGETDGFSVSDHIRAIDDICGQKLFDAVVVNRRVPCAQALIRYAQENSHPVFFDREDVAKLGRRIVLTNVMDEDTQTGYVRHDPHRLARILLRWYSRTHGVNFTD
- the tsaE gene encoding tRNA (adenosine(37)-N6)-threonylcarbamoyltransferase complex ATPase subunit type 1 TsaE, with protein sequence MTQQQIYLLDAQATFNLGKRLGETLPPGSVILLEGDLGAGKTTLVQGIGAGLGITQVIVSPTFTLVNEYLDGRLPLYHLDLYRLSANEIEGIYPETYWEGSEVSPGITAIEWGQRLPYKPSAYLELQLSLSPQSGRIATLQLVGIGDRAFLPLISP
- a CDS encoding glycosyltransferase produces the protein MINQLSIIVPAYNCAEVVTKTLDSIITSVNFFQQNYPQSAQIKSEIIVVNDASTDNTLDILNQLVSNNYPLKIITHNTNKGAGAARNTGVNNSQGEILFFCDGDDLFLPHHVYICFMLLNHQPQPDKNVYLKLKINENNYTIPLPQKPIDAIKTGVRIKDKIHPGWRTPIENSLTINTCVRRKCHEFIGGFPEDEVYKKIRGGEDCSYYKYLFKFFKIGTINLETVEYVRYPGNSFDKQLEKYQFAPGEYQENLSPEEVSWFTEVGKLEQKKLAQLVEKSKGLVTIQQKWQQNYQADCQSKGYQFTQDWFSLNIPLWEQVFKQFAHQPNLNFLEIGSWEGRSTCWLLDNILTHESAKITCIDTFEGSVEHKSWYEQGYIESLEGRFDHNIAQTKVAEKVKKIVGYSQEILRTLPTNTYNFIYIDGSHLAPDVLEDAALSWRLLKKGGIIIFDDYNVTFSPNPTESAKLGIDAFTAAFRDKIKLIHKGHQVVVQKIAS
- a CDS encoding class I SAM-dependent methyltransferase; its protein translation is MKLRYSDIKKLENFLEKIKSDTYPEPPTSLHTNITKKVIDYFFKKFSLPPQAKILDIGCGQGVALEIFAAQGYHPIGITLNSEDVAVCQQKGYEVYEMDQSFLDFENETFDLIWCRHCLEHSIFPYFTLNEIYRVTKPQGYLYVEVPAPETSCQHQSNRNHYSVLGKQMWLELIKRAGFKIADTIDIDFTVPAGPDTYWAMIQQK